From the Mammaliicoccus sciuri genome, the window AGGTATTCATACGATGATAGGTGATGGTTATGAAATGCTGTCTGGTGGAGAAATGAGAAGAATAGAACTAGCCAGATTACTATTACTTGATCCAGATGTGGTTATTTTTGATGAACCAACAACTGGATTAGACATTGAAACAGAACAACTTATCGTGCAAACTGTTAACCAATTTGCACATCAAAAGACTATTCTCACAATCGCACATCGAAAAGAAGTGTTGAGATATGCCACTGATTATATAGAAATCCATAATGGAACAGTTCGATCATATGACGCATCTCAAAAAGGTGGTGGGATGTCATGAAAAAATTAAAAATTAAATTTGATAAAGACTTCTATCTTTCTATTGTAATAGGCGTATTTGGCATGTTAACTGCACTTGGAATGTTTGCTTTAAGTGGATATATGATATCAAAAAGTGCGCTCGGAACACCTTTATATGCATTAATGATTTTAATTGTATCTATTAAGTTATTCGGTTTTGTTCGTGCAATTACTAGATATTTCGAAAGATTATATTCACATCGTTCTACATTTACAATGTTGAGAGATATACGTGTTAACTTGTTTAATCAACTCATTCCAATCGTTCCAAACGTATTTAGAAGATACCGTTCGAGTGACTTATTAACACAAATGGTAAACCACGTTGAACGATTACAAAATATTTTACTAAGAGTTTATTATCCACCAATTGTTATTATCATAACGACATTGATAACAATACTCGTGATGATTAATTTCAATATATATGCCGGTGTGATTATAGGACTTTCAATGTTGATGTCAGTCATCATCATCCCTTATTTATCAGCTAAAAGAGCTGAAAGTTTGGCTGAAGCTGTTCAACAAAGTGAAGAAGCATATGTTGCTGAATGCTTTGATTTTGAAAAAGGACGTTCAGAATTAAAAAGATTCCAACAATATCGTGCATTTAAAGAGAAAGTGTTTAATAAACAATACCAATATGAAGATAAAAAATATAAAGAACAGAAATTTTTAAGTTCTTATGACTTTATGCTGAATTTATCATCGATGGTAAGTATTTGGTGTATGACGATTTTATGTATTTGGCAAATACAAGATGGTGTATTAAACGCTGTATTCTTTGCGAGTATATTAATGATAACAATTACGTTATTTGAACAAGCTATCCCGATGACTAATGTTGCTTTTTACAAAGCGGATACAGAGCGAAGTCTTAAAAATATTGAAGAAGTCATCAATCAATCATTTGATGTGCCTCGAGAACATTCAGTTCAAAATCATGCATTGTATAAAGCAGAGAATGTAATGTTTAAATATGATTTTCAAGAAAGAGAAACATTATCTCAAATTAACTTTGAAATAAATGAAGGTGATCATGTAGCTATTATCGGCCCTTCAGGTTCAGGTAAGACAACGATGCTTAATATATTAATGGGATTATATAGTGTGAATGATGGCAGCTTATCCTATAAAAGTGAGCAGTTGTCTCACGTGATTCAAGAAGATTATGTGAATGAAATTAATACAATGTTGCAACATAATCATTATTTTGAAGGAACAGTAAGAGAGAACTTATTAATAGAAGTAGAAGATGAACTGATGACAAACGTTCTTGCTGCCGTTAATTTAAATCATTTAAACTTAGATCAAAAATTAACTAAAAACGCTGAAAATATTTCAGGAGGGGAACGTCAACGTTTATCATTAGCAAGATTATTGTTAAGAAAAGCTCAAATATGGTTGCTTGATGAACCAACAGCTTCATTAGATGAAGAAAATGAAGAAAATGTTATGAATCTCTTATTAAATAAAGACGATACAATTGTGATTGTGACGCATAACTTGAAATATTTACAAAACTTCGATCATATTATCGTTATGAATGAAGGACATATTATAGAGCAAGGTAATTATACACAACTCATTAAAGAACAAGGTTATTTATATAAAGTCATTCAATATAATGAACAATTAGAATAAATACTAGATAAAAAATAAGCATATCACTTTAAACTGAGCATTCAGTTACGTGATATGCTTATTTATTTTGAGTAAGACGATAGATGCTTGCTGTATTATTTTTCTTGATTGATTTTATCTACATTATTGATCAATTTTTGTAATAAGTTGTTTAATTGATTAGTTTCTTCATCATTTAACTCTGATACATCTTGAATTAAATGTGAAGCTTGGTGTAAATGTGGTTTCATTTGTTCACTTTTTTCTGTTAGATGAACAAACACTTCTCTTTGATCTAATTCAGAACGTACACGTTTAATTAAATCTAAATTTTCCATTCTTTTTAATAAAGGGGATACAGTACCTGTATCTAGGGCTAAGTCTGTTACAAGCTTTTTGACATTGACCGGCGCGATTTCCCATAAAATCGTTAATACTAAATATTGCGGATATGTAATATTGTACGTCTTGAAAATTTTGTTTGAATAATAGCGGTTAACTTGTCGTTGCGCATTATACAAATTAAAACACAATTGGTTTTGGATATCTAATTTATCCGGCATAATCTTTCCCCCAAACTACAAATGCAATGGTTCATTATTTTTTTTGAAATCTCCTAATTCATTATATAATGAATATTTTTATTTTGTAAATATTTTAGTGATGTGTAATTTATAATATTTAAAGTATAAGTTATAGGATGAACTTTAAGTCTTTGTAGTTTCTGAACTTATATCATATAATTACAGAAAGGTGGTTTGAATATGGGTCATAGTATGAAGAATAAAAATAAAATGGCAGTAACAATTTTGACAGGTTTTTTAGGTAGTGGTAAAACAACATTACTTCAAAGACTCATTATGAAAGCAAAAGACTCTGGTCAAAAGGTCGCAATCATTATGAATGAATTTGGTTCTTTTGATGTTGATAGTAATTTGTTAGGTGATGATGTCTCTACTCAAAGTTTATTAAATGGTTGTATATGCTGCTCATTGAAAGATGATATTGAAGTTGTATTACATAATTTATATCATAAAGACCAGCCTGATCTTGTATTAATTGAAGCGACTGGTATTGCGCATCCTGTAGAAGTAGTGGATGCATGTCAAAACCCTTCATTAATAGATAAAGTTGAAATGCCAACAATAATTGGTGTTATGGACGGGAAAAGATATTTAGAAAGAGCGAGATATACCGTTCAGACGAAACAATTAATGGAAGAACAAATGTTATATTCTCATTTGATTATTATTAATAAGTCTGATGAATTATCTGATGAAGAAAAAGCATCATTAGAATCGTCATTACAAACGATCAAGCATCAACCAGTGCTACACTTTACGCAGTTTTCAAATATTGATGGTGTTGAAATACCTGTAAATGAGGCTTTGTCACTTCAAGCTAAACATAGTCATCATCACGGTATTCAATCCATAAATTATACATTTAGTGGTCCGATAGAAATGGAATTATTAATGAATTTCTTAAGACAATTACCTGATTCGATTCTTAGAATTAAAGGATTTGTTAAATTTAGAGAAGAACCAGAACAAACTTATTTATTTCAATATGCATTTGGGGTACCTCAATATGAACCAGAAATAATGAATATGCCATTAACAATTGTCATAATAGGTGAATCTATAGATAAAGCAAGTATTCGTAACAAGTTAGATATGTTGAACTTTTCTTAGGAGATGATGGGATGGAAAGAATTCGTATAAATAAACATGTTAGTTATTCTAGAATTGTACATGGTTTTTGGAGATTGAATGAGTGGGGTTATAACAATCAACAATTAAATAATTTCATGCATGAAATAGTTGATAGAGGCATTACAACAATGGATCATGCGGATATTTATGGTAATTATACATGTGAATCATTATTTGGTGATGCATTAGCATTAACACCTAATTTAAGAGAGAAAATTGAAATCGTCACAAAATGCGGTATTATTTTACCGAATGATCAAATTGCTAAAAATACTGGTCATCGATATGATCAAAGTTATGATCATATTATTGAATCAGTTGATAAATCGCTATTAAATCTTAAAACAGATTATATCGATACGCTATTGATTCATCGCCCATCTCCTTTAATGGATCCGGATGAAGTAACGCGTGCAGTGATGCATTTAGTTGAACAAGGAAAAATAAAAGCATTCGGTGTTTCGAACTTTAAATGTAATCAATATGAATTGTTAAATGAAAGTTTGAAGAAAGAAATGTCTCATATCTCAGTTAATCAAGTTGAAGTGTCACCATATCAACTTGAAAATATTGAAGATTGTACATTAAATAGAATGTTGCAACATGATGTTAAAGTAATGGCATGGAGTCCATTAGCTGGCGGTAAATTATTTGATCAAAATGATGAAAAAGCAAGACGCATTATGGCAGTTACACAACCATTAGCAGAAAAATATAACGTATCAGTGAGAACAGTGATTTACAGTTGGTTACTCAGATTGCCATCAAAAGTAATGCCAATTGTAGGTTCAAGTAAGATAGAAAGAGTTGACGAAGCTGTAAATGCTACGAAATTACAATTAACAGATTAAGAGTGGTTCGATATTTATGTCGCATCACGTGGTGAAGATATATTATAGTATGATAATGATATAAAAATGAGGCTAGAACCAATATACAGGTTCCAGCCTCATTTTTTAGATTAATATTTATTTTTCTAATCTATTTAATGTAATTTCTCCTAAAGATTTTGCTGCAACTTGCAAGCAATCTTCATTCACATCAAATTTAGGGTGATGATTCATATATGGTTCTGTTACGCCTTCTGGTTTACTGCCTACAATGTAGAATGGACCAGGAATTTTTTGTAGGTAGTATGCAAAATCTTCTGAACCTGTAACTTGAGGTATTTCAACTAATTGTTGGAAATAGTCGCCTTTACTATTTGATAATATTTCTGCTACTTTATCAGTTTGTTCTGGGTGGTTGTAAAGTACAGGATAACCAAATTGATAATCTAAGTCATATTCAATATCAAAGCCAACTGCAACACTATCTGCAATTTTTTTGATTTCTTGATACATTGTTTCTTCTAATTCGGGATTTAAATATCTAGCAGTACCTTTAATCGTAACTTTATCTTGAATCACGTTGTATCCGCCTGGTGCTTCGAATGCACCAATCGTAACGACACCCATATCTAATGGATCAATACGTCTTGATACAATCGTTTGAATAGCGTTTACAAAGTTTGTCCCAGCAACTAATGCGTCATGTGTTTTGTGTGGACTTGCTGCATGTCCACCTAAACCATTAATCGTCAACTTGAATGTTGAACTTCCTGAGAATGAAGGTCCTTTATTATAACCAATAAATTCAGGTCCAGCTACTGGAACGATATGGATACCATAAACTTCATCTAAGTCATCAAGCGCACCAGATTCTACAAGTGCTTTAGCACCACCAGGAGGTTTCTCCTCAGCATGTTGATGAATGATTTTAACTGTGCCAGGTAATTCTTCTTTAATTTCAATAAGTGCATCTGCAAGCCCCATTAAATAAGCAGTATGAGCATCATGGCCACAAGCATGCATAACACCTTCATTTTGTGATTTGAAAGGAACATCTGTTTCTTCAGTTATAGGTAAAGCATCAAAGTCAGCTCTTAAACCAATCGTTCTACCTTCTTGACCATCTTTAATTTCTACAATAATAGCATGTTCTTTTTCTAAAGGTTGTGTTACTTTAACATCTTTGCCTTCGTAAAATGATTTAATATATTCAGCAGTTTGCGCTTCTTCAAATGATAGTTCTGGGTGTTGATGCAAATGTCTTCTAATATCAATCATGTCACTTTCTTTCTTTTCAATTAGGTTAAAAAGCTTTTCTTTTAAATTATTCATGATTTACCTCCTAAAATTATACTAGAAAAGTATAACAGTAATCTTTTACTGTATAAAATGATTGCACTTATAAAACATCTAAAAATTTTTGGTTGATTTTGGTTGATTGTGAACGAAAGTGATTGACAATAAAATGAAAACGTTTTATTATGTAGAGGAATAGGGGAGATTGTATGTTAACGACTGAAAGACACCAATTAATATTAGAAGAGATTAATCTACGGGAAACAATATCTCTACAAGAACTTATTAATTTGACGAATTCAAGTACATCAACAATTAGAAGAGATTTATCTCAACTCGAAGAAAGAGGTATGCTCAAAAGAGTTCATGGTGGAGCAACTCAAATAACAAAGCGCCATGAAGAGCGTAATATGACAGATAAAGAATCGCGACATCAAGATGAAAAACGAGAGATTGCACGATTAGCTGTCAGTCAAATTTCAGATGGGGATACGATTTATTTAGATGCTGGGACAACTACTTTAGAAATGATTCCGTTCATTACACAACAAGATATTATCGTTGTGACAAATGGTTTAACACATGTAAGACCGTTATTAGAAAAAGGCATTTCGGTTTATATGACAGGTGGAGAAGTAAAGGCAACGACATTTGCGAATATAGGCGTAAATGCAGTTAAATCCCTTGAAAGATATCGTTTTGACAAAGCTTTTATTGGTATGAATGGGATTGATTTGAACTATGGGTTAACGACACCAGACCCTTACGAATCAGAAATGAAAGAAAAGGCTATTCATTTAGCATCTCAAGTATATGTCTTGTTAGATCATTCTAAATTTAATGAAGTATCGTTTGCGGAAGTAACATATGATAAATCAATAGAGATACTAACTTCTCACAAAGCGATTCAAACATTAAATAATCTAAATCAATTTAAAGAAAAATATAACATTAACGGAGGACAAAAATGATATATACAGTTACGTTTAATCCATCAATTGATTATGTAATGTTTACCAATCAATTTGAAGTAGGTGAATTAAACAGAGCACATGAAACAAACAAGTTTGCTGGTGGAAAAGGTATCAATGTTTCTCGAGTACTTCAAACATTAGATATCGAAAGTACAGCAACAGGTTTTATAGGTGGATTTCCTGGAGATTTTATTAAAGATACACTTAATCAAGCAAACATCTTAACAGACTTTGTAGAGGTTAAAGATGATACAAGAATCAATGTGAAATTAAAATCTGGTTTAGAAACTGAAATCAATGGACCTGGACCTAATATTGAATCTCATAACTATGAAGAATTTTTAACGAAAATGAAAAATACGCAATCAGTAGATACGGTTATAATTGCGGGCAGTGTGCCAAGTTCACTACAAAATCCAGTTTATCAAGAAGTAGCAGAAATACTTAAACAGACTGGTGCAAATTTAATCGTGGATGCTGAGAAAGATTTGATGAAATCAGTATTAGCGTATAATCCGAAATTTGTTAAACCAAATAAACATGAATTAGAAGAGATATTTGATAAACAAATTGAAGCGGATCAAGAAGTCATTGAATGTGCTGAGCAACTATTGAATGAAGGTGCTCAAGCAGTCATCGTTTCACTCGGTGGAGAAGGTGCCATTTATGTGGATCAACAAACACGATTAAAAGCCATCGTACCAAGTGGTCAAGTTGTGAATACAGTTGGTTCAGGTGACAGTACTGTTGCTGGTATGGTAGCAGGATTAGAAGCAGGCAAAGACATAGAATCAGCATTTAAATTAGCAGTAAGCTGTGGTACAGCAACAGCATTTAACGCGGATTTAGCTAATAAAGAAGACATAGAAAAAATAATTTCTAAAGTAATCATTAAACATGTTTAAAATAGGGAGGTTATTAAAATGAGCATTACAGAACTATTAACGAAGGAAACCATTGCAATGGATCTTTCTGCAACAAGTAAAGATCAAGTTATTGATGAGTTAGTTGCGCAATTAAACAGCGCTGGGAAATTAAGCGATGAAGCAACTTTTAAAGAAGCGATTCATGCAAGAGAGTCACAAAGTACAACAGGAATTGGTGAAGGAATTGCGATTCCTCATGCTAAAACAGATGCTGTACAATCTGCAATTGCTTTTGGTAAATCTGTTGAAGGTGTAGATTATCAATCATTAGATATGCAACCAGCTCATTTATTCTTTATGATTGCTGCGCCAGCTGGTGGTGCACAAACGCATTTAGATGCCCTTGCTAAACTTTCAGGCATTTTGATGGATGAAGATGTAAGAGCAGAGTTATTACAAGCGAAAAGTAAAGAAGAAGTATTAAATATCATTAATAAGCATGATGATGAAGCTTCAGATGAAACTTCAGAAGCAGCAGCTGTAACGAATGCAGAAGCGGATACAGAAAAAGGACTTGTATTAGCTGTAACAGCATGTCCTACAGGTATTGCTCATACTTATATGGCTGCAGATGCGTTGAAAAATCAAGCTAAAAAATGGGTGTACCTATTAAAGTTGAAACAAATGGTTCAGGTGGTATTAAAAATCACTTAACTGATGAAGAAATAGAAAAAGCATCAGGTATCATTGTAGCAGCAGATGTACACGTTGAAACAGATCGTTTCGATGGTAAAAATGTAATTCAAGTTCCGGTTGCTGATGGTATTAAACGCCCAGAAGAATTAATCAATATGGCGCAAGACACATCACGTAAACCATTCGTAGCTAAAGGCGCGAAACAAAGTAGTACTGCTAGCAACGAAAAACAAAGTGTATCTAAGACGATATATAAACACTTAATGAATGGTGTTTCTAATATGTTACCACTTGTTATATCTGGTGGTATCTTGATGGCAATCGTATTCTTATTTGGTGAAAACTCATTTGATCCAAAGAGTGGACAATATAACGAATTTGCAGCTAATTTATGGTCGATTGGTAGTGAAAGTGCATTTAAATTAATCGTGCCTATTTTAGCAGGTTTCATTGCTAGAAGTATTGCAGATAAACCTGGTTTCGCATCTGGTCTAGTCGGTGGTATGTTAGCAATAGCAGGTGGTTCAGGATTCTTAGGTGGTATTATCGCTGGTTTCCTTGCAGGTTATTTAACAGAAGGTATCAAATATGTATTTAAGAACTTACCTCAAATGTTTGAAGGTTTAAAACCTACATTAATTTATCCAATTTTATCAGTATCACTTACTGGATTACTTATGGTGTACGTAGTGAATCCACCAACAGCATGGTTAAACAATTTATTATTAGATGGATTAAATAACTTATGTGGTTCTAATATTATGTTATTAGGTTTAGTAGTTCGTGCAATGATGGCAATAGATATGGGTGGTCCATTTAATAAAGCGGCATACGTATTTGCAACAGCAGCGTTAACTGAAGGAAACGCAGCAGCAATTACGGCAGCTATGGTTGGTGGTATGATTCCGCCAATAGCAATTGCAACAGCGATGTTAATCTTTAGAAAGAAATTTACTAAAGCGCAAAAAGGTTCTATTATTCCAAACTATGTGATGGGATTATCATTCATTACAGAAGGTGCTATTCCATTTGCAGCAGCAGATCCATTACGTGTCATTCCATCAATGATGGTTGGTTCAGGTATTGGTGGAGCGTTAGCTTTAGGATTAGGTTCAAGAATTCAAGCACCACATGGCGGTATCTTTGTTATATTCGCAACTGACTTCGGTCATGTATTACAAACATTACTAGCAGTCGTTATCGGTGCATTAGTTGCAGTAATTATTTATGGTGTTATTAAACCTAAATTAACGAAAG encodes:
- the cydC gene encoding thiol reductant ABC exporter subunit CydC is translated as MKKLKIKFDKDFYLSIVIGVFGMLTALGMFALSGYMISKSALGTPLYALMILIVSIKLFGFVRAITRYFERLYSHRSTFTMLRDIRVNLFNQLIPIVPNVFRRYRSSDLLTQMVNHVERLQNILLRVYYPPIVIIITTLITILVMINFNIYAGVIIGLSMLMSVIIIPYLSAKRAESLAEAVQQSEEAYVAECFDFEKGRSELKRFQQYRAFKEKVFNKQYQYEDKKYKEQKFLSSYDFMLNLSSMVSIWCMTILCIWQIQDGVLNAVFFASILMITITLFEQAIPMTNVAFYKADTERSLKNIEEVINQSFDVPREHSVQNHALYKAENVMFKYDFQERETLSQINFEINEGDHVAIIGPSGSGKTTMLNILMGLYSVNDGSLSYKSEQLSHVIQEDYVNEINTMLQHNHYFEGTVRENLLIEVEDELMTNVLAAVNLNHLNLDQKLTKNAENISGGERQRLSLARLLLRKAQIWLLDEPTASLDEENEENVMNLLLNKDDTIVIVTHNLKYLQNFDHIIVMNEGHIIEQGNYTQLIKEQGYLYKVIQYNEQLE
- a CDS encoding MarR family winged helix-turn-helix transcriptional regulator, whose translation is MPDKLDIQNQLCFNLYNAQRQVNRYYSNKIFKTYNITYPQYLVLTILWEIAPVNVKKLVTDLALDTGTVSPLLKRMENLDLIKRVRSELDQREVFVHLTEKSEQMKPHLHQASHLIQDVSELNDEETNQLNNLLQKLINNVDKINQEK
- a CDS encoding CobW family GTP-binding protein, whose protein sequence is MGHSMKNKNKMAVTILTGFLGSGKTTLLQRLIMKAKDSGQKVAIIMNEFGSFDVDSNLLGDDVSTQSLLNGCICCSLKDDIEVVLHNLYHKDQPDLVLIEATGIAHPVEVVDACQNPSLIDKVEMPTIIGVMDGKRYLERARYTVQTKQLMEEQMLYSHLIIINKSDELSDEEKASLESSLQTIKHQPVLHFTQFSNIDGVEIPVNEALSLQAKHSHHHGIQSINYTFSGPIEMELLMNFLRQLPDSILRIKGFVKFREEPEQTYLFQYAFGVPQYEPEIMNMPLTIVIIGESIDKASIRNKLDMLNFS
- a CDS encoding aldo/keto reductase, whose translation is MERIRINKHVSYSRIVHGFWRLNEWGYNNQQLNNFMHEIVDRGITTMDHADIYGNYTCESLFGDALALTPNLREKIEIVTKCGIILPNDQIAKNTGHRYDQSYDHIIESVDKSLLNLKTDYIDTLLIHRPSPLMDPDEVTRAVMHLVEQGKIKAFGVSNFKCNQYELLNESLKKEMSHISVNQVEVSPYQLENIEDCTLNRMLQHDVKVMAWSPLAGGKLFDQNDEKARRIMAVTQPLAEKYNVSVRTVIYSWLLRLPSKVMPIVGSSKIERVDEAVNATKLQLTD
- a CDS encoding M20 metallopeptidase family protein gives rise to the protein MNNLKEKLFNLIEKKESDMIDIRRHLHQHPELSFEEAQTAEYIKSFYEGKDVKVTQPLEKEHAIIVEIKDGQEGRTIGLRADFDALPITEETDVPFKSQNEGVMHACGHDAHTAYLMGLADALIEIKEELPGTVKIIHQHAEEKPPGGAKALVESGALDDLDEVYGIHIVPVAGPEFIGYNKGPSFSGSSTFKLTINGLGGHAASPHKTHDALVAGTNFVNAIQTIVSRRIDPLDMGVVTIGAFEAPGGYNVIQDKVTIKGTARYLNPELEETMYQEIKKIADSVAVGFDIEYDLDYQFGYPVLYNHPEQTDKVAEILSNSKGDYFQQLVEIPQVTGSEDFAYYLQKIPGPFYIVGSKPEGVTEPYMNHHPKFDVNEDCLQVAAKSLGEITLNRLEK
- a CDS encoding DeoR/GlpR family DNA-binding transcription regulator, translated to MLTTERHQLILEEINLRETISLQELINLTNSSTSTIRRDLSQLEERGMLKRVHGGATQITKRHEERNMTDKESRHQDEKREIARLAVSQISDGDTIYLDAGTTTLEMIPFITQQDIIVVTNGLTHVRPLLEKGISVYMTGGEVKATTFANIGVNAVKSLERYRFDKAFIGMNGIDLNYGLTTPDPYESEMKEKAIHLASQVYVLLDHSKFNEVSFAEVTYDKSIEILTSHKAIQTLNNLNQFKEKYNINGGQK
- the pfkB gene encoding 1-phosphofructokinase codes for the protein MIYTVTFNPSIDYVMFTNQFEVGELNRAHETNKFAGGKGINVSRVLQTLDIESTATGFIGGFPGDFIKDTLNQANILTDFVEVKDDTRINVKLKSGLETEINGPGPNIESHNYEEFLTKMKNTQSVDTVIIAGSVPSSLQNPVYQEVAEILKQTGANLIVDAEKDLMKSVLAYNPKFVKPNKHELEEIFDKQIEADQEVIECAEQLLNEGAQAVIVSLGGEGAIYVDQQTRLKAIVPSGQVVNTVGSGDSTVAGMVAGLEAGKDIESAFKLAVSCGTATAFNADLANKEDIEKIISKVIIKHV